GCAATGAACGCGTGGAAGAGGTGCGCGAGCCTCGCGCCTGGCTCAGTTCCATCGCCCGCGGGCTGCTGGTTGATCACTGGCGCCGTAAAGCTCTGGAACAGGCCTGGATCGACACGCTGATGCACAGTCCGGCCCCGGCCACCCCGTCCCCCGAAGAGCGCGTGGAAATCATTGAAGAACTTGTGGTCATTGACCGCATGTTGCGCGGTCTTAAGAAAAGAACCCGCTCAGCGTTCCTGCTGGCGCGCCTCGAAGGACTGACCTGCCATCAGATCTCCACCCGTCTCGGCGTCTCGCGCGCCACGGTGGAGCGCGATCTGGCCCAAGCCCTGCGGGCCTGCTACCGGGCGCGCTTCGAACGTGAATCCCCAGCCCCATGAGCCGCGGCAACAGGACCCAAGCCTGCCGCGCCGACCTGCCGCGGGAACTGATCGAGCAAGCCATTGACTGGGCAATAAAGATCCATTATGGCCCGGCGGACGACGTGCAACAACAGGCCTTTTCCCGCTGGCTCGACCACAGCCCCCAGCA
This region of uncultured Desulfuromonas sp. genomic DNA includes:
- a CDS encoding sigma-70 family RNA polymerase sigma factor — encoded protein: MPCTEEKQCHLMGLFYTNHQGWMHHWLQRKLGCRQRAEDLTQDVFVRLIRRNERVEEVREPRAWLSSIARGLLVDHWRRKALEQAWIDTLMHSPAPATPSPEERVEIIEELVVIDRMLRGLKKRTRSAFLLARLEGLTCHQISTRLGVSRATVERDLAQALRACYRARFERESPAP